The Lacipirellula parvula genome window below encodes:
- a CDS encoding response regulator transcription factor → MAKKASNSEKRILLVDDDAEIIESLRLALEAQDYQVLVARDGNQGLALIERENPDLIILDMMMPKRSGFLVLERLKRLGEKKHRIIMITANEGNRHKAYAEMLGVDDYVRKPFPMDRLIQSVDRLLSE, encoded by the coding sequence ATGGCTAAAAAAGCTTCCAATAGCGAAAAGCGGATTCTTCTGGTCGACGACGACGCTGAAATCATTGAGTCGTTGCGACTGGCACTTGAGGCTCAAGACTATCAGGTATTGGTCGCCCGCGACGGCAACCAGGGGTTGGCCCTCATCGAACGCGAGAACCCCGACCTCATCATTCTCGACATGATGATGCCCAAGCGGAGCGGTTTCCTCGTCCTCGAACGCCTGAAGCGTCTCGGCGAGAAGAAGCACCGCATCATCATGATCACCGCCAACGAGGGGAATCGTCACAAGGCCTACGCCGAGATGCTCGGCGTCGACGATTACGTCCGCAAGCCGTTCCCGATGGATCGGCTCATTCAGAGCGTTGATCGATTGCTCTCTGAGTAA
- a CDS encoding redoxin domain-containing protein, with protein MKYANRFSVTLAMALLLGSFLCSPTAYAEPAAPKSVDELLDRVEQSIKDLPAYSFDFDININVDANGSKQSIESEFDVKIERPSRWAVIKQSGPFGATSISNGKEETVYLPMLKAYIVRPLAEATGENNELASLPVTFLGPAGKVPALMGEGLKKLILDGASESKLAGEEEIDGVACWKCEFKQEGLNSQLWVTKADHPLPRRVVLVPDDSSKSGMPKGMSLTAQIDIVNFNAEPKFTDEDFKFTPPEGVRQADSLQDAMPKPGPQPPHELVGKQAPTFEVDVLDGEAFKLEDVLGKKVVMLDFWATWCGPCVAALPEISAAAEEMKEKDVVFYTVNLREEPEAVKEFLKEQELDVPVLLDAEGEIGDLYKAEAIPQTVLIGKDGRVQVVHVGFGGDAKKKLIEEMTALLEGKELAQETLDKWEAEQKKAEAEEEAEESEGDDAEGEGADVEVEQAEVEVEQ; from the coding sequence ATGAAGTACGCGAATCGATTCAGCGTCACGCTCGCCATGGCATTGCTGCTTGGCAGCTTCCTTTGCTCGCCAACTGCGTACGCGGAGCCCGCCGCACCCAAGTCGGTCGACGAATTGCTCGATCGCGTCGAGCAATCGATCAAGGATCTGCCGGCGTACAGTTTCGACTTCGATATCAACATCAACGTCGACGCCAACGGCAGCAAGCAAAGCATCGAAAGCGAGTTCGACGTCAAAATCGAACGTCCTAGTCGGTGGGCCGTGATCAAGCAATCGGGCCCGTTTGGCGCTACGTCGATCAGCAACGGCAAGGAAGAAACGGTCTACTTGCCGATGCTGAAGGCCTACATCGTTAGACCGCTCGCCGAGGCGACGGGCGAGAACAACGAACTGGCGAGTTTGCCGGTGACGTTTCTCGGTCCAGCCGGCAAGGTGCCAGCCCTGATGGGCGAGGGTCTCAAAAAGCTCATCCTCGACGGCGCCTCGGAGTCGAAGCTGGCTGGCGAGGAGGAAATCGACGGCGTCGCCTGCTGGAAGTGCGAGTTCAAGCAAGAGGGCCTCAACTCGCAATTGTGGGTGACCAAGGCAGATCATCCGCTGCCGCGCCGTGTGGTGCTCGTTCCCGACGACTCGTCAAAGTCCGGCATGCCCAAGGGAATGTCGCTCACCGCCCAGATTGATATCGTGAACTTCAACGCCGAGCCAAAGTTCACCGACGAGGACTTCAAGTTCACCCCGCCCGAAGGCGTCCGCCAGGCCGACTCGCTGCAAGATGCAATGCCGAAGCCTGGCCCGCAGCCGCCGCATGAATTAGTGGGAAAGCAGGCGCCGACGTTTGAAGTCGACGTGCTCGACGGCGAAGCCTTCAAGTTGGAAGACGTCCTTGGCAAGAAAGTCGTGATGCTCGATTTCTGGGCGACGTGGTGCGGTCCCTGTGTCGCAGCATTGCCCGAAATCTCCGCCGCCGCGGAAGAGATGAAGGAGAAGGACGTTGTGTTCTACACGGTCAATCTTCGCGAGGAACCTGAAGCGGTGAAGGAGTTTCTCAAGGAGCAGGAACTCGACGTGCCGGTGCTGCTCGACGCGGAGGGTGAAATCGGCGATCTCTATAAGGCCGAGGCGATCCCGCAGACTGTGCTGATCGGCAAGGATGGTCGCGTGCAGGTCGTCCATGTAGGCTTTGGCGGCGATGCGAAGAAGAAGCTCATCGAAGAGATGACAGCGCTGCTTGAAGGGAAAGAGCTAGCCCAAGAAACCCTCGATAAGTGGGAAGCTGAACAGAAGAAGGCTGAGGCTGAGGAAGAAGCCGAAGAGTCTGAAGGTGACGACGCGGAAGGCGAAGGCGCCGATGTCGAAGTTGAGCAGGCTGAGGTGGAAGTCGAGCAATAA
- a CDS encoding methylated-DNA--[protein]-cysteine S-methyltransferase, protein MTPAFATGDSELGGLAVAAAGDVVIGVSFGNRSVQAAETALRRKLDQYWPLPSDAAQASDDDFDLAEEVLDLLQRFAAGEPVDLKKVPIAVDHLSPFQQKVVKACRAIKRGATLSYGEVAAQAGSSGAARAVGSVMRSNRTPLIVPCHRVVAAGGRIGGFSAPDGLVMKRRLLELEADVQFR, encoded by the coding sequence GTGACGCCCGCGTTCGCGACTGGCGACAGCGAACTCGGCGGCTTGGCCGTGGCTGCGGCCGGCGACGTGGTAATCGGCGTTTCGTTTGGCAACCGCAGCGTTCAAGCAGCGGAGACCGCGCTCCGCCGCAAACTAGACCAGTACTGGCCGCTGCCCAGCGACGCCGCGCAAGCCAGCGACGATGATTTCGATCTGGCAGAAGAGGTGCTCGACCTGCTGCAACGCTTCGCCGCTGGCGAACCTGTCGACTTGAAGAAAGTCCCGATCGCCGTCGACCACCTTTCGCCGTTCCAGCAGAAGGTGGTGAAGGCTTGTCGCGCGATCAAGCGCGGGGCGACCTTGAGCTATGGCGAGGTCGCCGCCCAGGCGGGAAGTTCTGGCGCCGCCCGGGCCGTGGGATCAGTCATGCGGAGCAACCGGACCCCGCTGATCGTCCCCTGCCACCGCGTCGTCGCCGCTGGGGGGCGAATTGGGGGATTCTCCGCCCCCGACGGGCTGGTAATGAAGCGGCGTCTGTTAGAATTGGAGGCTGACGTACAGTTCCGGTAA